Proteins found in one Candidatus Bathyarchaeota archaeon genomic segment:
- a CDS encoding acetate--CoA ligase family protein yields MGKVSEILASVCKENRKNLLEPEAKTICQEYNIPVTRFEVAKREEEAVKFAEEIGFPVVLKIVSPDIIHKSDVGGVMLDLKTGPEVERAYRTILANVNNHQPSAKISGILVQEMAPSSTEVIIGAIKDDQFGPTLMFGLGGIFVEILKDVAFRIAPVTKQEAELMITEIKAYPVLKGYRNQPPLDINTIAEIIVNTSKLVTDHQEIKELDLNPIMVYEKGAKTVDARIILE; encoded by the coding sequence ATGGGAAAAGTTTCAGAAATCCTTGCTAGCGTATGTAAAGAAAATAGGAAAAACCTCCTAGAGCCTGAAGCCAAGACTATTTGTCAAGAGTATAACATTCCAGTCACGCGATTTGAAGTAGCTAAGAGAGAGGAGGAGGCAGTGAAGTTTGCTGAAGAAATAGGCTTTCCTGTTGTGCTAAAAATTGTTTCACCTGATATTATTCACAAATCTGATGTAGGCGGTGTTATGCTAGACCTGAAAACTGGTCCCGAGGTGGAAAGAGCTTACAGAACAATTCTGGCAAATGTGAATAATCATCAGCCAAGCGCGAAAATATCCGGTATCCTAGTACAAGAAATGGCTCCATCCTCAACAGAAGTCATAATAGGCGCCATTAAAGATGATCAGTTTGGTCCAACACTAATGTTCGGCCTCGGCGGAATCTTCGTAGAAATTCTAAAAGATGTGGCTTTTCGCATTGCTCCAGTGACAAAACAAGAAGCCGAGTTAATGATCACTGAGATAAAAGCCTACCCAGTTTTGAAAGGATACAGAAATCAGCCGCCCTTAGACATTAACACCATAGCAGAAATAATAGTCAACACTTCAAAACTTGTGACAGATCACCAAGAAATAAAGGAATTAGACCTTAACCCGATTATGGTTTATGAGAAGGGAGCAAAAACGGTTGATGCAAGAATCATACTTGAATAA
- a CDS encoding DUF373 family protein, whose protein sequence is MASKEKEERLLILCVDRDGDIGTKTEDKTPILGREKNLDAAVSLALEDPEEPDANAMFEAVRVYDQLKKQGQRHEKFQIATISGSQLLGVDADRKLVRELKQVLKVFPANSVILVTDGYSDEAVLPLVESRVPVTSVRRIIIKHSKSIEETVALFGKYLKMLTETPRYSRIALGVPGLLLIILAIMYLGGWLYYTWIAFLLVLGVVFLVKGFGIDKATMNFLRWIREYEPPPLPVQIAGFAFAGGIIAAAVGIFLGINGATTYYSSLSTPPTTLDAWLGLLPRFTGEFIGQGIYLIVIGICVVLSGRAIHWYFKRDIRLLRTLVITVVIAWSSQIFKQVSEILIDPTVAWAELVFTIFVGILLAIAISLVALVINIKYSSFFKKRKKKLEEFEQG, encoded by the coding sequence ATGGCTTCAAAAGAAAAAGAAGAAAGACTACTGATTTTATGCGTTGACCGAGACGGTGACATAGGCACCAAGACAGAAGATAAAACCCCCATACTAGGCAGAGAGAAAAATCTTGATGCCGCTGTTTCACTAGCCTTAGAAGATCCTGAAGAGCCAGATGCCAACGCCATGTTTGAAGCTGTGAGAGTTTACGACCAACTTAAAAAGCAAGGCCAACGACATGAAAAATTTCAAATAGCCACAATCTCTGGCTCACAGTTGCTCGGTGTCGACGCAGACCGGAAACTGGTCAGAGAACTAAAACAAGTTTTAAAAGTTTTTCCAGCCAACAGCGTCATCCTCGTAACTGATGGATACTCAGATGAGGCGGTACTCCCCTTGGTTGAATCGAGGGTGCCTGTCACGTCGGTTCGAAGAATTATCATCAAACACAGCAAATCCATTGAAGAAACTGTAGCACTTTTCGGTAAATATCTTAAGATGCTCACAGAAACCCCTCGATACTCAAGAATCGCCCTCGGAGTTCCAGGACTCTTGCTAATAATTTTAGCCATCATGTATCTTGGGGGCTGGCTATACTACACGTGGATAGCCTTTCTCCTAGTCTTGGGAGTTGTTTTTCTTGTCAAAGGATTCGGTATTGACAAAGCAACGATGAACTTTCTTCGGTGGATCAGAGAATACGAGCCTCCTCCACTTCCAGTTCAGATTGCAGGCTTTGCCTTTGCTGGAGGGATCATAGCCGCTGCTGTCGGAATATTTCTTGGAATAAACGGAGCAACGACATATTATTCAAGTCTTAGTACCCCTCCGACAACTCTGGATGCATGGCTAGGTCTGCTGCCAAGGTTTACAGGTGAGTTTATTGGGCAAGGCATATACCTAATAGTCATTGGAATTTGTGTAGTATTATCTGGAAGAGCAATCCATTGGTATTTCAAGCGAGACATTCGACTTCTACGCACATTAGTTATTACTGTTGTGATCGCTTGGTCTTCACAAATATTTAAGCAAGTTTCAGAAATTCTTATTGATCCTACAGTGGCATGGGCAGAACTCGTTTTCACAATATTTGTTGGTATATTGTTGGCTATTGCAATTTCTCTTGTAGCTCTTGTAATTAATATAAAATATAGCAGCTTTTTCAAGAAGAGGAAAAAGAAACTTGAAGAATTTGAGCAAGGCTAG